The proteins below come from a single Xyrauchen texanus isolate HMW12.3.18 chromosome 3, RBS_HiC_50CHRs, whole genome shotgun sequence genomic window:
- the drd7 gene encoding LOW QUALITY PROTEIN: dopamine receptor D7 (The sequence of the model RefSeq protein was modified relative to this genomic sequence to represent the inferred CDS: inserted 6 bases in 4 codons; substituted 1 base at 1 genomic stop codon), with amino-acid sequence MPWKAAAEIVGFWPFCNFCEVWIVFDIMCSTASILKLCIXSVDHFWAIASPFNYEXKMTRRVVFVMIGMAWTLSVLISFIPXQLIWHKTLSHKGDLEGGGEKCNANLNHTYVITSSLISFYIPVLIMIATYTXIFCVVQRQIQRISVQECSIKLNQSCQGFIKAPEEKIKSXFRRETKVLKTLPIIMGIKLLFDTVSQMAEVPHEKECYFVYGQRPPMLSDGETELSLLKTS; translated from the exons ATGCCATGGAAGGCAGCTGCTGAGATTGTGGGTTTCTGGCCGTTCTGCAATTTCTGTGAAGTATGGATTGTGTTTGACATTATGTGCTCCACTGCCTCCATTCTTAAGCTGTGCA AAAGTGTGGATCATTTCTGGGCTATTGCTAGTCCATTTAACTATG CAAAAATGACAAGGAGGGTGGTGTTTGTCATGATAGGCATGGCATGGACTCTCTCTGTTCTGATCTCATTCATTCC GCAGCTGATTTGGCATAAAACTCTGAGCCATAAAGGAGACCTAGAAGGAGGGGGTGAAAAATGCAATGCCAATTTAAATCATACTTATGTCATCACCTCATCTCTGATAAGCTTCTACATCCCTGTCTTAATAATGATTGCGACTTACAC CATCTTTTGCGTAGTGCAAAGGCAGATCCAAAGAATATCAGTGCAAGAGTGTAGCATTAAACTGAATCAGTCTTGCCAAGGCTTCATTAAAGCaccagaagaaaaaataaaaagttaatttaggAGGGAAACCAAAGTCCTGAAAACTCTACCAATTATTATGGGTATCAAATTATTATTTGATACTGTGTCACAAATGGCTGAAGTCCCTCATGAGAAAGAATGTTACTTTGTATATGGGCAAAGACCACCTATGCTAAGTGATGGAGAGACAGAACTATCATTACTCAAGACAAGCTAG
- the LOC127620560 gene encoding histone H1: MAETAPAPAAAPAKSPKKKAAKAKKPGPGVSDLITKAVAASNERKGVSLAALKKALAGGGYDVEKNNSRVKIALKSLVKKGTLVQTKGTGASGSFKVSKTPAAKKPTKKVVVKPKKPAVKKAAVKAAKPKKAAVKKPVAKKAPKKVKKPAAVKKVAKSPKKVKKPAVKKVTKSPKKVKAAKSKAAKPKAAKAKKAAAKKK, encoded by the coding sequence ATGGCAGAAACGGCCCCTGCTCCCGCGGCTGCTCCAGCCAAATCCCCGAAGAAGAAGGCGGCAAAAGCGAAAAAGCCTGGACCAGGTGTGTCGGATCTGATCACGAAGGCCGTTGCTGCTTCCAACGAGCGTAAAGGAGTTTCCTTGGCTGCGCTGAAAAAGGCTTTGGCAGGTGGTGGATATGACGTTGAGAAAAACAACTCTCGCGTCAAGATCGCCTTGAAATCTCTCGTGAAAAAGGGGACGCTTGTTCAAACTAAAGGCACCGGAGCGTCTGGATCTTTCAAGGTGAGCAAGACACCCGCAGCCAAAAAACCGACGAAGAAAGTTGTGGTGAAACCGAAGAAACCTGCCGTGAAGAAGGCAGCGGTCAAGGCGGCGAAGCCGAAGAAGGCAGCAGTGAAGAAACCTGTGGCGAAGAAGGCTCCCAAGAAAGTGAAGAAACCGGCTGCAGTCAAGAAAGTCGCCAAAAGCCCGAAGAAGGTGAAGAAACCGGCTGTGAAGAAAGTTACAAAGAGTCCTAAGAAGGTTAAAGCTGCGAAATCTAAAGCAGCAAAACCCAAGGCTGCTAAGGCAAAGAAGGCCGCCGCCAAGAAGAAGTAG
- the zgc:153409 gene encoding histone H4, which yields MSGRGKGGKGLGKGGAKRHRKVLRDNIQGITKPAIRRLARRGGVKRISGLIYEETRGVLKVFLENVIRDAVTYTEHAKRKTVTAMDVVYALKRQGRTLYGFGG from the coding sequence ATGTCTGGTCGAGGAAAAGGCGGTAAAGGACTTGGAAAAGGAGGTGCAAAGCGTCACCGGAAAGTTTTGAGAGATAATATTCAGGGAATCACAAAACCAGCAATTCGTCGTCTAGCGCGTCGTGGTGGCGTGAAACGCATTTCTGGTCTCATTTACGAGGAGACGCGAGGTGTACTAAAAGTTTTCCTTGAGAATGTTATTCGTGACGCTGTAACCTATACCGAACATGCTAAGCGCAAGACGGTTACTGCTATGGACGTAGTGTACGCCTTGAAGCGTCAAGGTCGTACCCTGTATGGTTTCGGAGGTTAA
- the LOC127620528 gene encoding lysosomal membrane ascorbate-dependent ferrireductase CYB561A3 isoform X1, whose product MERGTEFTKNSSSQVNLICSIHRMRGIITFYVSYLLCVVLGIACVVLVAHWNYSYRGGFAWDGSPKQFNWHPVFMVTGLVVLYGNAAVVYRIPLTWGQNKLPWKLLHAGLLLLSLILAVIGLCAVFDYHNTNHTPNLYSLHSWIGICTTAIFTAQWVMGFTTFLLPCTPMAARSLIKPTHVWMGGIILVLSIVSCISGINEKLFFALKANTNGTLPYSKLPPEAIVANSLGIVIVVFGLVVLKILSNQIWQRPEPGYDEGVYRPMAYDGS is encoded by the exons ATGGAAAGAGGAACTGAGTTCACCAAAAACTCTTCATCACAAG TAAACTTGATCTGCAGCATTCACAGGATGAGAGGAATTATTACATTTTACGTATCCTATTTGCTGTGCGTGGTCTTGGGGATTGCTTGTGTGGTATTGGTAGCTCACTGGAATTATAGCTATCGAGGTGGATTTGCGTGGGATGGCTCACCCAAGCAATTCAACTGGCACCCTGTCTTTATGGTCACTGGACTGGTGGTTCTTTATGGAAATG CGGCCGTAGTGTACCGTATTCCACTTACTTGGGGTCAGAATAAGCTCCCATGGAAGCTGTTACATGCTGGACTTCTGCTTCTGTCCTTAATTCTGGCTGTTATCGGGCTTTGTGCAGTTTTCGACTACCACAACACAAACCACACACCCAATCTCTATTCCCTCCATAGCTGGATAGGGATTTGTACCACTGCAATCTTCACAGCACAG TGGGTCATGGGTTTCACTACATTCCTTTTACCGTGCACTCCAATGGCAGCACGCTCTCTTATAAAGCCAACTCATGTTTGGATGGGAGGAATTATCTTGGTACTTAGCATTGTGTCCTGCATCTCAGGGATCAATGAGAAGCTCTTTTTTGCATT AAAAGCAAACACCAATGGGACACTGCCTTATTCCAAGTTACCTCCAGAGGCAATAGTGGCGAATTCTTTGGGAATTGTCATTGTGGTGTTCGGGTTGGTTGTTTTAAAAATCTTATCCAATCAGATATGGCAACGCCCTGAACCAGGCTATGATGAGGGGGTTTACAGG ccAATGGCATATGATGGAAGCTGA
- the LOC127620528 gene encoding lysosomal membrane ascorbate-dependent ferrireductase CYB561A3 isoform X2, whose amino-acid sequence MRGIITFYVSYLLCVVLGIACVVLVAHWNYSYRGGFAWDGSPKQFNWHPVFMVTGLVVLYGNAAVVYRIPLTWGQNKLPWKLLHAGLLLLSLILAVIGLCAVFDYHNTNHTPNLYSLHSWIGICTTAIFTAQWVMGFTTFLLPCTPMAARSLIKPTHVWMGGIILVLSIVSCISGINEKLFFALKANTNGTLPYSKLPPEAIVANSLGIVIVVFGLVVLKILSNQIWQRPEPGYDEGVYRPMAYDGS is encoded by the exons ATGAGAGGAATTATTACATTTTACGTATCCTATTTGCTGTGCGTGGTCTTGGGGATTGCTTGTGTGGTATTGGTAGCTCACTGGAATTATAGCTATCGAGGTGGATTTGCGTGGGATGGCTCACCCAAGCAATTCAACTGGCACCCTGTCTTTATGGTCACTGGACTGGTGGTTCTTTATGGAAATG CGGCCGTAGTGTACCGTATTCCACTTACTTGGGGTCAGAATAAGCTCCCATGGAAGCTGTTACATGCTGGACTTCTGCTTCTGTCCTTAATTCTGGCTGTTATCGGGCTTTGTGCAGTTTTCGACTACCACAACACAAACCACACACCCAATCTCTATTCCCTCCATAGCTGGATAGGGATTTGTACCACTGCAATCTTCACAGCACAG TGGGTCATGGGTTTCACTACATTCCTTTTACCGTGCACTCCAATGGCAGCACGCTCTCTTATAAAGCCAACTCATGTTTGGATGGGAGGAATTATCTTGGTACTTAGCATTGTGTCCTGCATCTCAGGGATCAATGAGAAGCTCTTTTTTGCATT AAAAGCAAACACCAATGGGACACTGCCTTATTCCAAGTTACCTCCAGAGGCAATAGTGGCGAATTCTTTGGGAATTGTCATTGTGGTGTTCGGGTTGGTTGTTTTAAAAATCTTATCCAATCAGATATGGCAACGCCCTGAACCAGGCTATGATGAGGGGGTTTACAGG ccAATGGCATATGATGGAAGCTGA
- the hdr gene encoding hematopoietic death receptor isoform X2 codes for MRDMIFLILLLLNVTLAAKSHLDLAWMQGSIKNRSRRDISCIDGQAYAHDSICCLNCPAGTYVKKACISDLEKGVCEPCEFDTYTEHGNGLPMCLQCTKCRIDQETTEKCTSTQNTHCKCKQGSFCLPDQACEVCKKCSKCKEDEEMVKSCTVSSNTVCRKRSSMGSSIPVTFIVVLPLIPVLICVLSILYWKWSKPSKTSITSRSPRKMVKIYMGDGDEEREMSLNVHNSKMDESSQFQSFLEQNYVVGTLSRASLEIEIDRGLGDSLPNTATSSQISVAMFAVPGDLQPSHANQPPCSALAWQPHTLDRESSRRLVPLNGEESLKKTFDLFEEMDVHYHNRFFRLIGLSDNVIKSTESSFPEDRVYELLKNWMEKEGMKADFNNLIEALTYLDQRLSAENIIAKAISNGYFKYEDE; via the exons ATGAGAGACATGATTTTCTTG ATATTGTTGTTACTGAATGTCACACTTGCTGCTAAAAGTCACTTGGATTTGGCATGGATGCAAGGTTCAATCAAAAACAGATCAAGACGGGACATATCCTGTATAGACGGCCAAGCGTATGCACATGACAGCATCTGCTGTCTGAACTGTCCAGCTG GAACATATGTGAAAAAGGCCTGCATTAGTGATTTAGAAAAAGGAGTTTGTGAACCATGTGAGTTTGATACATACACTGAGCATGGCAATGGACTGCCTATGTGTTTACAGTGCACCAAGTGCCGTAtag ATCAGGAAACCACAGAGAAATGCACAAGTACCCAGAACACACATTGCAAATGCAAACAGGGGTCATTTTGTTTACCTGACCAAGCTTGTGAGGTGTGCAAGAAATGCAGCAA ATGCAAAGAGGATGAGGAGATGGTAAAAAGCTGTACAGTCAGTTCCAACACAGTCTGTAGAAAGAGAAGCTCTATGGGCAGCTCCATCCCAG TGACATTTATTGTGGTTTTGCCACTAATTCCAGTGCTGATATGTGTTCTGAGCATCCTCTACTGGAAGTGGTCCAAACCAAGTAAAACATCAA TAACATCAAGAAGTCCAAGGAAAATGGTTAAGATCTATATG GGTGATGGAGATGAGGAGAGGGAGATGAGTCTGAATGTCCACAACTCCAAGATGGATGAGTCCTCTCAGTTCCAATCATTCCTTGAGCAAAACTATGTGGTGGGTACACTGTCCCGTGCTTCATTAGAGATCGAGATTGACAGGGGACTGGGAGACAGCCTCCCCAACACTGCCACTTCTTCGCAGATTAGCGTGGCCATGTTTGCTGTACCTGGTGACCTCCAGCCCAGCCATGCTAACCAGCCTCCATGCTCTGCACTTGCCTGGCAGCCTCACACTTTG GATAGAGAGTCATCAAGAAGACTTGTTCCTTTGAACG GAGAAGAATCATTGAAGAAAACATTTGATCTCTTTGAAGAAATGGATGTCCATTATCATAACAGATTCTTCAGGCTTATCGGGCTGAGtgataatgtcataaaaagcacAGAGTCTTCTTTTCCAGAAGACCGAGTTTATGAACTATTAAAAAACTGGATGGAAAAGGAGGGAATGAAGGCAGATTTCAACAACCTTATTGAAGCATTAACTTATTTAGATCAAAGACTATCAGCAGAAAACATCATTGCAAAGGCAATTAGTAATGGTTATTTTAAATATGAAGATGAGTGA
- the hdr gene encoding hematopoietic death receptor isoform X3 — MPPPQFLVFQILLLLNVTLAAKSHLDLAWMQGSIKNRSRRDISCIDGQAYAHDSICCLNCPAGTYVKKACISDLEKGVCEPCEFDTYTEHGNGLPMCLQCTKCRIDQETTEKCTSTQNTHCKCKQGSFCLPDQACEVCKKCSKCKEDEEMVKSCTVSSNTVCRKRSSMGSSIPVLICVLSILYWKWSKPSKTSITSRSPRKMVKIYMGDGDEEREMSLNVHNSKMDESSQFQSFLEQNYVVGTLSRASLEIEIDRGLGDSLPNTATSSQISVAMFAVPGDLQPSHANQPPCSALAWQPHTLDRESSRRLVPLNGEESLKKTFDLFEEMDVHYHNRFFRLIGLSDNVIKSTESSFPEDRVYELLKNWMEKEGMKADFNNLIEALTYLDQRLSAENIIAKAISNGYFKYEDE, encoded by the exons ATGCCGCCACCTCAATTCTTGGTGTTCCAG ATATTGTTGTTACTGAATGTCACACTTGCTGCTAAAAGTCACTTGGATTTGGCATGGATGCAAGGTTCAATCAAAAACAGATCAAGACGGGACATATCCTGTATAGACGGCCAAGCGTATGCACATGACAGCATCTGCTGTCTGAACTGTCCAGCTG GAACATATGTGAAAAAGGCCTGCATTAGTGATTTAGAAAAAGGAGTTTGTGAACCATGTGAGTTTGATACATACACTGAGCATGGCAATGGACTGCCTATGTGTTTACAGTGCACCAAGTGCCGTAtag ATCAGGAAACCACAGAGAAATGCACAAGTACCCAGAACACACATTGCAAATGCAAACAGGGGTCATTTTGTTTACCTGACCAAGCTTGTGAGGTGTGCAAGAAATGCAGCAA ATGCAAAGAGGATGAGGAGATGGTAAAAAGCTGTACAGTCAGTTCCAACACAGTCTGTAGAAAGAGAAGCTCTATGGGCAGCTCCATCCCAG TGCTGATATGTGTTCTGAGCATCCTCTACTGGAAGTGGTCCAAACCAAGTAAAACATCAA TAACATCAAGAAGTCCAAGGAAAATGGTTAAGATCTATATG GGTGATGGAGATGAGGAGAGGGAGATGAGTCTGAATGTCCACAACTCCAAGATGGATGAGTCCTCTCAGTTCCAATCATTCCTTGAGCAAAACTATGTGGTGGGTACACTGTCCCGTGCTTCATTAGAGATCGAGATTGACAGGGGACTGGGAGACAGCCTCCCCAACACTGCCACTTCTTCGCAGATTAGCGTGGCCATGTTTGCTGTACCTGGTGACCTCCAGCCCAGCCATGCTAACCAGCCTCCATGCTCTGCACTTGCCTGGCAGCCTCACACTTTG GATAGAGAGTCATCAAGAAGACTTGTTCCTTTGAACG GAGAAGAATCATTGAAGAAAACATTTGATCTCTTTGAAGAAATGGATGTCCATTATCATAACAGATTCTTCAGGCTTATCGGGCTGAGtgataatgtcataaaaagcacAGAGTCTTCTTTTCCAGAAGACCGAGTTTATGAACTATTAAAAAACTGGATGGAAAAGGAGGGAATGAAGGCAGATTTCAACAACCTTATTGAAGCATTAACTTATTTAGATCAAAGACTATCAGCAGAAAACATCATTGCAAAGGCAATTAGTAATGGTTATTTTAAATATGAAGATGAGTGA
- the hdr gene encoding hematopoietic death receptor isoform X5, protein MPPPQFLVFQILLLLNVTLAAKSHLDLAWMQGSIKNRSRRDISCIDGQAYAHDSICCLNCPAGTYVKKACISDLEKGVCEPCEFDTYTEHGNGLPMCLQCTKCRIDQETTEKCTSTQNTHCKCKQGSFCLPDQACEVCKKCSKCKEDEEMVKSCTVSSNTVCRKRSSMGSSIPVTFIVVLPLIPVLICVLSILYWKWSKPSKTSITSRSPRKMVKIYMGDGDEEREMSLNVHNSKMDESSQFQSFLEQNYVDRESSRRLVPLNGEESLKKTFDLFEEMDVHYHNRFFRLIGLSDNVIKSTESSFPEDRVYELLKNWMEKEGMKADFNNLIEALTYLDQRLSAENIIAKAISNGYFKYEDE, encoded by the exons ATGCCGCCACCTCAATTCTTGGTGTTCCAG ATATTGTTGTTACTGAATGTCACACTTGCTGCTAAAAGTCACTTGGATTTGGCATGGATGCAAGGTTCAATCAAAAACAGATCAAGACGGGACATATCCTGTATAGACGGCCAAGCGTATGCACATGACAGCATCTGCTGTCTGAACTGTCCAGCTG GAACATATGTGAAAAAGGCCTGCATTAGTGATTTAGAAAAAGGAGTTTGTGAACCATGTGAGTTTGATACATACACTGAGCATGGCAATGGACTGCCTATGTGTTTACAGTGCACCAAGTGCCGTAtag ATCAGGAAACCACAGAGAAATGCACAAGTACCCAGAACACACATTGCAAATGCAAACAGGGGTCATTTTGTTTACCTGACCAAGCTTGTGAGGTGTGCAAGAAATGCAGCAA ATGCAAAGAGGATGAGGAGATGGTAAAAAGCTGTACAGTCAGTTCCAACACAGTCTGTAGAAAGAGAAGCTCTATGGGCAGCTCCATCCCAG TGACATTTATTGTGGTTTTGCCACTAATTCCAGTGCTGATATGTGTTCTGAGCATCCTCTACTGGAAGTGGTCCAAACCAAGTAAAACATCAA TAACATCAAGAAGTCCAAGGAAAATGGTTAAGATCTATATG GGTGATGGAGATGAGGAGAGGGAGATGAGTCTGAATGTCCACAACTCCAAGATGGATGAGTCCTCTCAGTTCCAATCATTCCTTGAGCAAAACTATGTG GATAGAGAGTCATCAAGAAGACTTGTTCCTTTGAACG GAGAAGAATCATTGAAGAAAACATTTGATCTCTTTGAAGAAATGGATGTCCATTATCATAACAGATTCTTCAGGCTTATCGGGCTGAGtgataatgtcataaaaagcacAGAGTCTTCTTTTCCAGAAGACCGAGTTTATGAACTATTAAAAAACTGGATGGAAAAGGAGGGAATGAAGGCAGATTTCAACAACCTTATTGAAGCATTAACTTATTTAGATCAAAGACTATCAGCAGAAAACATCATTGCAAAGGCAATTAGTAATGGTTATTTTAAATATGAAGATGAGTGA
- the hdr gene encoding hematopoietic death receptor isoform X4 — MPPPQFLVFQILLLLNVTLAAKSHLDLAWMQGSIKNRSRRDISCIDGQAYAHDSICCLNCPAGTYVKKACISDLEKGVCEPCEFDTYTEHGNGLPMCLQCTKCRIDQETTEKCTSTQNTHCKCKQGSFCLPDQACEVCKKCSKCKEDEEMVKSCTVSSNTVCRKRSSMGSSIPVTFIVVLPLIPVLICVLSILYWKWSKPSKTSITSRSPRKMVKIYMGDGDEEREMSLNVHNSKMDESSQFQSFLEQNYVISVAMFAVPGDLQPSHANQPPCSALAWQPHTLDRESSRRLVPLNGEESLKKTFDLFEEMDVHYHNRFFRLIGLSDNVIKSTESSFPEDRVYELLKNWMEKEGMKADFNNLIEALTYLDQRLSAENIIAKAISNGYFKYEDE, encoded by the exons ATGCCGCCACCTCAATTCTTGGTGTTCCAG ATATTGTTGTTACTGAATGTCACACTTGCTGCTAAAAGTCACTTGGATTTGGCATGGATGCAAGGTTCAATCAAAAACAGATCAAGACGGGACATATCCTGTATAGACGGCCAAGCGTATGCACATGACAGCATCTGCTGTCTGAACTGTCCAGCTG GAACATATGTGAAAAAGGCCTGCATTAGTGATTTAGAAAAAGGAGTTTGTGAACCATGTGAGTTTGATACATACACTGAGCATGGCAATGGACTGCCTATGTGTTTACAGTGCACCAAGTGCCGTAtag ATCAGGAAACCACAGAGAAATGCACAAGTACCCAGAACACACATTGCAAATGCAAACAGGGGTCATTTTGTTTACCTGACCAAGCTTGTGAGGTGTGCAAGAAATGCAGCAA ATGCAAAGAGGATGAGGAGATGGTAAAAAGCTGTACAGTCAGTTCCAACACAGTCTGTAGAAAGAGAAGCTCTATGGGCAGCTCCATCCCAG TGACATTTATTGTGGTTTTGCCACTAATTCCAGTGCTGATATGTGTTCTGAGCATCCTCTACTGGAAGTGGTCCAAACCAAGTAAAACATCAA TAACATCAAGAAGTCCAAGGAAAATGGTTAAGATCTATATG GGTGATGGAGATGAGGAGAGGGAGATGAGTCTGAATGTCCACAACTCCAAGATGGATGAGTCCTCTCAGTTCCAATCATTCCTTGAGCAAAACTATGTG ATTAGCGTGGCCATGTTTGCTGTACCTGGTGACCTCCAGCCCAGCCATGCTAACCAGCCTCCATGCTCTGCACTTGCCTGGCAGCCTCACACTTTG GATAGAGAGTCATCAAGAAGACTTGTTCCTTTGAACG GAGAAGAATCATTGAAGAAAACATTTGATCTCTTTGAAGAAATGGATGTCCATTATCATAACAGATTCTTCAGGCTTATCGGGCTGAGtgataatgtcataaaaagcacAGAGTCTTCTTTTCCAGAAGACCGAGTTTATGAACTATTAAAAAACTGGATGGAAAAGGAGGGAATGAAGGCAGATTTCAACAACCTTATTGAAGCATTAACTTATTTAGATCAAAGACTATCAGCAGAAAACATCATTGCAAAGGCAATTAGTAATGGTTATTTTAAATATGAAGATGAGTGA
- the hdr gene encoding hematopoietic death receptor isoform X1, with protein sequence MPPPQFLVFQILLLLNVTLAAKSHLDLAWMQGSIKNRSRRDISCIDGQAYAHDSICCLNCPAGTYVKKACISDLEKGVCEPCEFDTYTEHGNGLPMCLQCTKCRIDQETTEKCTSTQNTHCKCKQGSFCLPDQACEVCKKCSKCKEDEEMVKSCTVSSNTVCRKRSSMGSSIPVTFIVVLPLIPVLICVLSILYWKWSKPSKTSITSRSPRKMVKIYMGDGDEEREMSLNVHNSKMDESSQFQSFLEQNYVVGTLSRASLEIEIDRGLGDSLPNTATSSQISVAMFAVPGDLQPSHANQPPCSALAWQPHTLDRESSRRLVPLNGEESLKKTFDLFEEMDVHYHNRFFRLIGLSDNVIKSTESSFPEDRVYELLKNWMEKEGMKADFNNLIEALTYLDQRLSAENIIAKAISNGYFKYEDE encoded by the exons ATGCCGCCACCTCAATTCTTGGTGTTCCAG ATATTGTTGTTACTGAATGTCACACTTGCTGCTAAAAGTCACTTGGATTTGGCATGGATGCAAGGTTCAATCAAAAACAGATCAAGACGGGACATATCCTGTATAGACGGCCAAGCGTATGCACATGACAGCATCTGCTGTCTGAACTGTCCAGCTG GAACATATGTGAAAAAGGCCTGCATTAGTGATTTAGAAAAAGGAGTTTGTGAACCATGTGAGTTTGATACATACACTGAGCATGGCAATGGACTGCCTATGTGTTTACAGTGCACCAAGTGCCGTAtag ATCAGGAAACCACAGAGAAATGCACAAGTACCCAGAACACACATTGCAAATGCAAACAGGGGTCATTTTGTTTACCTGACCAAGCTTGTGAGGTGTGCAAGAAATGCAGCAA ATGCAAAGAGGATGAGGAGATGGTAAAAAGCTGTACAGTCAGTTCCAACACAGTCTGTAGAAAGAGAAGCTCTATGGGCAGCTCCATCCCAG TGACATTTATTGTGGTTTTGCCACTAATTCCAGTGCTGATATGTGTTCTGAGCATCCTCTACTGGAAGTGGTCCAAACCAAGTAAAACATCAA TAACATCAAGAAGTCCAAGGAAAATGGTTAAGATCTATATG GGTGATGGAGATGAGGAGAGGGAGATGAGTCTGAATGTCCACAACTCCAAGATGGATGAGTCCTCTCAGTTCCAATCATTCCTTGAGCAAAACTATGTGGTGGGTACACTGTCCCGTGCTTCATTAGAGATCGAGATTGACAGGGGACTGGGAGACAGCCTCCCCAACACTGCCACTTCTTCGCAGATTAGCGTGGCCATGTTTGCTGTACCTGGTGACCTCCAGCCCAGCCATGCTAACCAGCCTCCATGCTCTGCACTTGCCTGGCAGCCTCACACTTTG GATAGAGAGTCATCAAGAAGACTTGTTCCTTTGAACG GAGAAGAATCATTGAAGAAAACATTTGATCTCTTTGAAGAAATGGATGTCCATTATCATAACAGATTCTTCAGGCTTATCGGGCTGAGtgataatgtcataaaaagcacAGAGTCTTCTTTTCCAGAAGACCGAGTTTATGAACTATTAAAAAACTGGATGGAAAAGGAGGGAATGAAGGCAGATTTCAACAACCTTATTGAAGCATTAACTTATTTAGATCAAAGACTATCAGCAGAAAACATCATTGCAAAGGCAATTAGTAATGGTTATTTTAAATATGAAGATGAGTGA